The following DNA comes from Pseudomonas marginalis.
ATCCCTGGGTGATAGCCAAGGGCTGGTGTTCAAGGAGGTGGAGCCGACGCCGTAAGCGCAAACGTTATGGCGAATGGACCCTTGTAGTGAGCGGGCTTGCCCCGCGCTGGGCTGCGCAGCAGCCCCAAAACACAGCCCCGGAACTGTCTGGCACACTGCAGCGTTCTTATTGGGGCTGCTACGCAGCCCAGCGCGGGGCAAGCCCGCTCACCACCGGTACGGTGTTCGCTCTTAACTATCCCTGGGTGATAGCCAAGGGCTGGTGTTCAAGGAGGTGGAGCCGACGCCGTAAGCGCAAACGTTATGGCGAATGGATCCTTGTAGTGAGCGGGCTTGCCCCGCGCTGGGCTGCGCAGCCGCCCCAAAACATAGCCCCGGAACTGTCTGGCACACTGCAGCGTTCTTATTGGGGCTGCTACGCAGCCCAGCGCGGGGCAAGCCCGCTCACCACCGGTACGGTGTTCGCTCTTAACTATCCCTGGGTGATAGCCAAGGGCTGGTGTTCAAGGAGGTGGAGCCGACGCCGTAAGCGCAAACGTTATGGCGAATGGACCCTTGTAGTGAGCGGGCTTGCCCCGCGCTGGGCTGCGCAGCCGCCCCAAAACACAGCCCCGGAACTGTCTGGCACACTGCAGCGTTCTTATTGGGGCTGCTACGCAGCCCAGCGCGGGGCAAGCCCGCTCACCACAGGTCCGGTGTTCGCTCTTAACTACCCCTGGGGAATCTATTGCGTCCCGCGTTAATAGACCTGCGGCACGATGATTTCCACCGGCGTCGGATTGCGCGAGTAGTCCTCCTGCCTGACCCGTTGCGGCAGCTCGATCACCGGCAGTTCCACTTCTTCATAAGGCATTTGCCCAAGCAGGTGGTGGATGCAGTTGAGGCGGGCTTTCTTTTTGTCGTCGGCCTGCACCACCCACCATGGCGCTTCGGCGATGTGGGTGCGCTCGAGCATGACTTCCTTGGCCTTGGTGTACGCCTCCCAGCGCCGCCGCGACTCCAGGTCCATGGGGCTGAGTTTCCACTGCTTGAGTGGGTCGTGAATGCGGCTGAGAAAGCGCAGGTGCTGTTCCTGGTCGGAAATGGAGAACCAGTATTTGATCAACTGGATGCCGGAGCGCGCGAGCATGCGTTCGAACTCCGGTACAGTGCGGAAGAATTCCTCGTACTGGTCTTCGTTGCAAAAGCCCATGACTTGTTCGACGCCGGCGCGGTTGTACCAGCTGCGGTCGAACAGCACGATTTCACCGGCGGCCGGCAGGTGCGAGACATACCGCTGGAAATACCACTGCGTCTGTTCGCGGTCGTTGGGCGCGGGCAGTGCGGCGACGCGGCAGACTCGCGGGTTGAGGCGCTGGGTAATGCGCTTGATCACACCGCCTTTGCCGGCGGCATCACGCCCTTCGAACAGGATCACCACCTTGGCGCCGGTCTTGACCACCCAGCTTTGCAGCTTCACCAGTTCGCCTTGCAGGCGGAACAGTTCGCTGAAGTAAATCCTGCGCGCGGCCTTTTCGGGGCTTTCCTCGACGTGCTCGTCGAACAGCGCGTTGAGGTCGTGCCCGTCTTCGGATAATTCCAGTTCCAGCTCTTCGTCACTGTGATCCAGCAGCTCTCGGTGGATGCGCTGGATCAAGGCGTCGTCTACTGCAGACATGGGAGGCACTCGCGTCGTGGGGGGATGGCAAAGTCTTAGTCGCATTTTGTTACCAACCAATTACATCGAAATACGTGGCTGTGGCGGAAAGACGGGACGAAATAGCGGTTTGCCACCCAATTTTCATAAAAGCGTAACAAAGCTGCTGCAAAGTTCCGGGAGCCCGTAATCACAAGGATTTCCCTGAATGAAACGTCTGATGAAGTCAGCTGCACTCGCCGTTGCGGTTTCTCTAAGTGCCACCTCGGTATTTGCTGCCGAGAACGTCCGTCTGACAGGTTCTGGCGCCAGTTTCCCAGCGCCGATCTACCTCACCTGGTTCAAGGATTTCAGCAAGAAGACCGAAGGCGTCACGGTTGACTACCAGTCCAAAGGCAGTGGCGCGG
Coding sequences within:
- the ppk2 gene encoding polyphosphate kinase 2 — protein: MSAVDDALIQRIHRELLDHSDEELELELSEDGHDLNALFDEHVEESPEKAARRIYFSELFRLQGELVKLQSWVVKTGAKVVILFEGRDAAGKGGVIKRITQRLNPRVCRVAALPAPNDREQTQWYFQRYVSHLPAAGEIVLFDRSWYNRAGVEQVMGFCNEDQYEEFFRTVPEFERMLARSGIQLIKYWFSISDQEQHLRFLSRIHDPLKQWKLSPMDLESRRRWEAYTKAKEVMLERTHIAEAPWWVVQADDKKKARLNCIHHLLGQMPYEEVELPVIELPQRVRQEDYSRNPTPVEIIVPQVY